The proteins below are encoded in one region of Alistipes communis:
- a CDS encoding Bcr/CflA family efflux MFS transporter, with protein MNRNNENYTFLFVTLGLLTAFGPFVTDFYLPALPALADYFRSSASMAQMSLTTGMFGLAVGQVFIGPISDRYGRRMPLLVSMAAFIVATALCIVAPNIYLFNLLRLFQGFTAAGGIVLARSIATDMYTGNELTLFIAMISAVNGVAPVVAPVVGGMLLDFTSWKGTFVQLLLVGAALLVLCSQVRESLPVARRSARGVLSAFAAYGKVFRNPKYVAFLAAYASSMLVLFAYISASPFILQQGYGLSPLAFGLCFAANAVGIGVGCAVAGRFADSYRGLRIGGGASVFMAIVTAAALWMKAPIAVVEPAFFLLMFAFGMIQPAGTSIVLDCERDNAGAASAALGASGFLMGGIVSPLVGIGDVFVACGAAVLLGAVSTAGFIRYACRRWPAA; from the coding sequence ATGAATCGCAACAACGAAAATTACACGTTTCTTTTCGTGACGCTCGGCCTGCTTACGGCATTCGGGCCGTTCGTCACCGATTTCTACCTGCCGGCGCTTCCTGCACTGGCTGACTATTTCCGTTCGTCGGCGTCGATGGCGCAGATGAGTCTGACGACCGGCATGTTCGGCTTGGCCGTCGGACAGGTCTTCATCGGTCCGATCAGCGACCGTTACGGCCGGCGTATGCCGTTGCTGGTTTCGATGGCTGCCTTCATCGTGGCGACGGCGCTCTGTATCGTCGCGCCGAATATCTACCTGTTCAACCTCCTGCGCCTGTTCCAAGGATTTACGGCTGCCGGAGGTATCGTACTCGCCCGTTCGATCGCTACGGATATGTATACCGGCAACGAGCTCACCCTGTTCATCGCCATGATTTCGGCTGTCAACGGCGTCGCTCCGGTCGTGGCACCCGTCGTCGGCGGTATGCTGCTGGATTTCACCTCGTGGAAGGGGACGTTCGTTCAGCTGTTGCTCGTCGGCGCTGCGCTGCTGGTCTTGTGTTCGCAGGTGCGCGAATCGCTGCCTGTCGCACGGCGTTCGGCGCGCGGCGTGCTGTCGGCCTTCGCCGCCTACGGCAAGGTGTTCCGAAATCCGAAATATGTCGCTTTTCTGGCGGCTTATGCCTCGTCGATGCTGGTGCTGTTCGCCTATATCTCCGCTTCGCCGTTCATTCTGCAACAGGGGTACGGACTTTCGCCATTGGCGTTCGGACTTTGTTTTGCAGCCAACGCCGTCGGTATCGGTGTCGGTTGTGCCGTGGCGGGCCGGTTTGCCGACTCGTATCGCGGACTGCGCATCGGCGGCGGCGCGTCCGTCTTTATGGCCATCGTCACGGCGGCCGCTCTGTGGATGAAAGCGCCGATCGCGGTCGTCGAACCGGCCTTTTTCCTGCTGATGTTCGCCTTCGGGATGATCCAGCCCGCCGGCACGTCGATCGTCCTCGACTGCGAACGCGATAATGCGGGAGCGGCTTCGGCGGCGCTCGGCGCGTCGGGTTTCCTTATGGGCGGTATCGTTTCGCCGTTGGTCGGCATCGGCGACGTCTTCGTCGCCTGCGGCGCCGCGGTTCTGCTGGGCGCGGTGTCGACGGCCGGCTTCATCCGTTATGCCTGTCGGCGCTGGCCTGCGGCGTGA
- a CDS encoding acyltransferase family protein has protein sequence MTNPMQTAEARISASAFADTKPHYDILDGLRGVAALTVVCFHLFEAYATSHLDQRINHGYLAVDFFFILSGFVVGYAYDDRWRRMSVGEFLKRRLIRLQPMVVIGALIGAAMFYTQGCSVWDVSKVTVAALLAATLMNALMIPATPGVEIRGVGEMYPLNGPSWSLFFEYIGNLLYAFLLRRLPTRALAAWVALAGCGLAAFALWGPYGDICVGFALTGDNIAGGSLRLLFAFSAGLLLSRVFRPVAVRGAFWIGSLAIVAAAAVPRIGGSEHLWMNGLYDAFCAIVLFPLIVYIGASGRTTDRLTARLCKFLGDISYPLYMVHYPFIYLYYAWVKNEGLTFAQSLPGAAALVAGSVLLAYLCLKLYDEPVRRLLTRRFLPTRR, from the coding sequence ATGACAAACCCGATGCAGACGGCGGAAGCCCGTATTTCGGCATCCGCATTCGCCGACACGAAACCCCACTACGACATCCTCGACGGACTGCGCGGCGTAGCCGCGCTGACCGTCGTCTGCTTCCACCTCTTCGAAGCCTACGCCACGAGCCATCTCGACCAGCGGATCAACCACGGCTATCTGGCCGTCGACTTCTTCTTCATCCTCTCGGGCTTCGTCGTCGGTTACGCCTACGACGACCGCTGGCGGCGCATGTCGGTCGGCGAGTTTCTCAAACGCCGTCTCATCCGCCTGCAACCTATGGTCGTCATCGGCGCACTCATCGGCGCTGCGATGTTCTACACGCAGGGGTGCTCCGTGTGGGACGTCTCGAAGGTCACGGTCGCGGCGCTGCTCGCAGCCACGCTGATGAACGCACTGATGATCCCCGCGACGCCCGGCGTCGAAATCCGGGGCGTCGGCGAGATGTATCCGCTCAACGGCCCCAGCTGGTCGCTCTTCTTCGAGTATATCGGCAACCTTCTCTACGCCTTCCTCCTGCGCAGGCTCCCCACTCGGGCACTCGCCGCATGGGTCGCGCTGGCGGGGTGCGGACTGGCCGCATTCGCCCTGTGGGGGCCTTACGGCGATATCTGCGTGGGATTCGCGCTGACGGGCGACAACATCGCGGGCGGTTCGCTGCGGCTGCTGTTCGCCTTTTCGGCGGGTCTGCTGCTGTCGCGCGTATTCAGACCCGTCGCTGTCAGAGGCGCCTTCTGGATCGGCAGTCTGGCAATCGTCGCCGCAGCGGCCGTGCCGCGCATCGGCGGAAGCGAACATTTGTGGATGAACGGGCTCTACGACGCCTTCTGCGCCATCGTGCTCTTCCCGCTCATCGTCTATATCGGCGCCTCGGGCCGGACGACCGACCGGCTGACCGCCCGCCTCTGCAAATTTCTGGGGGACATCTCTTACCCGCTCTACATGGTGCACTACCCCTTCATCTACCTCTATTACGCATGGGTGAAAAACGAAGGACTCACCTTTGCGCAGTCGCTGCCCGGCGCGGCGGCACTCGTCGCAGGGTCGGTGCTGCTGGCCTATCTGTGTCTGAAACTCTACGACGAACCGGTACGGAGGCTCCTCACCCGACGGTTCCTGCCCACACGCAGGTAG